A section of the Alkalihalobacillus sp. LMS39 genome encodes:
- a CDS encoding IscS subfamily cysteine desulfurase — MIYLDYSATTPMSEHALQVYTQVARNYFGNANSLHDYGDASNQLLASSRSEIASLINGEPHGIYFTSGGSESNYLSLLSLLSQPKQGKNHLITTEIEHPSVLNTFELLKKQGFSISYVPVNEYGQVPLSALNNVVTEKTILVSIGHANAELGTIQNIVEIGRFLSEKNILFHSDCVQSFGKINIDVKQAKLSCITMSAHKIYGPKGVGAVYIDPSLHWKPIVPNGTHESGFRQGTLNVPGISAFAVAARDRKSIMEDEARRLKGLQQKFLTIMDSKNIILEGHPTHRLPHHLALRIKGIEGQYVMLECNRRGIAISTGSACKVGETAPANSMVATGKTQEEAYEFIRLTMGQSTTEAEIEKTVAALHDIIQQFYS; from the coding sequence ATGATCTATTTAGATTATTCTGCAACGACACCGATGTCTGAACACGCGTTACAAGTATATACACAAGTAGCAAGAAATTATTTTGGAAATGCCAATAGCTTACATGATTATGGTGACGCATCAAATCAACTTCTAGCTTCTAGTCGAAGTGAAATTGCCAGTCTCATTAACGGTGAACCACACGGTATTTATTTTACGAGTGGAGGGTCAGAAAGCAATTATTTATCTTTGCTATCACTCCTCTCCCAACCAAAACAAGGAAAAAACCATCTTATTACAACTGAAATTGAACATCCCTCTGTTTTAAATACGTTTGAACTGTTAAAAAAACAAGGTTTTTCTATTTCCTATGTTCCTGTTAACGAATATGGACAAGTTCCATTGTCAGCCTTAAACAATGTAGTGACTGAAAAAACAATACTTGTCTCCATTGGACATGCCAATGCAGAGCTTGGTACGATTCAAAATATCGTGGAAATTGGACGCTTTCTTTCTGAGAAAAACATTTTATTTCATAGCGATTGTGTTCAATCGTTTGGTAAAATAAACATTGACGTTAAACAAGCTAAATTATCTTGTATTACAATGTCTGCCCATAAAATCTACGGGCCAAAAGGAGTGGGAGCGGTTTATATTGATCCTTCCCTCCATTGGAAACCCATCGTTCCAAACGGAACACATGAATCTGGTTTTCGTCAAGGTACTTTAAATGTACCTGGAATTTCAGCATTTGCGGTAGCAGCCCGTGACCGAAAAAGCATAATGGAAGATGAAGCAAGACGCTTAAAAGGACTACAGCAAAAATTTCTTACTATAATGGATTCCAAAAACATTATTCTCGAAGGTCATCCTACACATCGCCTTCCCCACCATTTAGCTCTTCGTATAAAAGGAATTGAAGGTCAATATGTCATGTTAGAATGTAACCGAAGAGGTATTGCGATTTCAACTGGGAGTGCGTGTAAAGTAGGAGAAACAGCACCGGCAAATTCAATGGTGGCTACAGGGAAAACACAAGAAGAAGCATATGAATTTATTCGACTTACAATGGGGCAGTCAACAACTGAAGCAGAAATAGAAAAGACCGTTGCTGCTTTACATGATATTATTCAACAGTTTTATTCTTAA
- the nadB gene encoding L-aspartate oxidase, with protein sequence MTVIKADVVIIGSGLASLMVADILSVTKNVIIITKSNVTDSNSLLAQGGIAAAISGDDDWRDHFFDTIRAGCYHNDETMTEFLVRQGPSVIDSLIEKGIDFDRCKDKSYALGKEGAHGRRRILHSGGDATGKELVMKLLARVKENTTIIEHEYAIDLLIQNGTCIGVYTKNSEQSKSTYIAPFIILATGGIGQLYEVTSNSEQATGDGIAMAFRAGAAIADMEFVQFHPTMLVKSSKGIGLVSEAVRGEGARIVTEKGDFLMAGKHPLEDLAPRDVVARAINEHLCKNGLLYLDISNIEHFTKRFPSIAAICEKANIDLHDNRIPIAPGAHFMMGGVVTNEKGETSIPGLYAVGEVARTGVHGANRLASNSLLECVVFATEIANEILQKQQFSSIFVPVMEEEGTRKIGHLPSELEIKEVMTKCVGIVRTRQSLKEALSWFTTYRFAMLHWKNINITIEQQKICNMITVGYLITLAAWERTESRGGHYRTDHPHSLERKWKHKTIYFSGASEKPYVSAKCIEKLSV encoded by the coding sequence ATGACCGTGATAAAAGCAGATGTCGTTATTATCGGAAGTGGACTCGCTAGTTTAATGGTTGCGGACATTCTTTCTGTGACAAAGAATGTGATAATAATCACAAAGTCAAATGTGACAGACAGTAATTCATTGTTGGCCCAAGGTGGAATTGCTGCAGCGATATCAGGTGATGATGACTGGAGAGACCATTTTTTTGATACGATTCGCGCCGGTTGCTATCACAATGATGAAACAATGACAGAGTTTCTTGTGAGACAAGGGCCGTCTGTAATTGACTCCTTGATTGAAAAAGGAATTGATTTTGACCGTTGTAAAGACAAGTCTTATGCACTTGGAAAAGAAGGGGCTCATGGCAGAAGAAGAATCCTCCATTCTGGTGGTGATGCAACGGGAAAAGAGTTAGTGATGAAATTACTAGCACGGGTAAAAGAAAATACAACAATTATTGAACATGAATATGCGATAGACTTATTAATTCAAAATGGAACATGTATAGGTGTGTACACAAAAAATAGCGAACAAAGCAAATCAACATATATAGCTCCTTTTATCATTCTTGCAACAGGCGGTATTGGACAATTATATGAGGTGACATCCAATAGTGAACAAGCAACAGGAGATGGCATCGCAATGGCCTTTCGGGCAGGTGCAGCAATAGCAGATATGGAATTTGTTCAATTCCATCCAACAATGTTGGTGAAGTCATCTAAAGGGATTGGGTTAGTTTCTGAAGCTGTCAGGGGTGAGGGAGCTAGAATTGTGACAGAAAAAGGAGATTTTCTTATGGCTGGGAAACATCCATTGGAAGATCTTGCTCCTAGAGATGTTGTTGCAAGAGCGATAAATGAACATTTATGTAAGAACGGATTATTGTATTTAGATATTTCGAACATTGAGCATTTCACAAAGCGATTTCCTTCTATTGCGGCTATTTGTGAAAAAGCAAACATTGATTTACATGATAATCGGATTCCCATTGCTCCTGGTGCCCATTTTATGATGGGTGGAGTGGTCACGAATGAAAAAGGAGAAACAAGTATACCTGGCCTTTATGCTGTTGGAGAAGTGGCAAGGACAGGCGTACATGGCGCCAATCGCTTAGCAAGTAATTCTTTGTTGGAATGTGTAGTATTTGCTACCGAAATAGCTAATGAAATTTTACAAAAGCAACAGTTTTCTTCTATTTTCGTTCCTGTGATGGAAGAAGAAGGAACACGGAAAATTGGTCATTTACCATCAGAGTTGGAAATTAAAGAAGTTATGACAAAGTGTGTTGGTATTGTTCGGACGAGGCAAAGTTTGAAAGAAGCACTTTCATGGTTTACGACGTACCGTTTTGCGATGTTACATTGGAAAAACATTAATATAACAATAGAACAGCAAAAAATTTGCAATATGATTACGGTTGGTTACTTGATTACGCTTGCTGCTTGGGAAAGAACAGAAAGCAGGGGAGGGCACTACCGAACTGACCACCCACATTCTCTAGAACGGAAATGGAAACATAAAACCATTTATTTTAGCGGTGCTTCTGAAAAGCCGTATGTTAGTGCAAAGTGTATAGAAAAGCTTTCAGTATAG
- the nadC gene encoding carboxylating nicotinate-nucleotide diphosphorylase produces MNRLLVKQQLQQFFIEDIGHGDLTSMLFENKKGTGDFVVKQSGVVAGLSIISDGYQLVDSNIQVNTYVEDGQWVEKGTIIATASGPVSALLSGERVILNLVQRMSGIATLTNEAVRSLSSDHTRLCDTRKTTPGLRMFEKYAVLCGGGFNHRIGLYDGVMIKDNHITACGSIKKAVEKVKQQLGHMVKIEVETETETQVKEAIEAGADVIMFDNRLPDEVEQFIKLVPPQIVTEASGGITLENISDYSHCGVDYISLGFLTHSVKALDISFNLKGGMK; encoded by the coding sequence ATGAATCGATTATTAGTCAAACAACAGTTACAACAATTTTTTATTGAAGACATAGGCCATGGTGACTTAACATCCATGCTTTTTGAGAACAAAAAAGGAACAGGCGATTTTGTTGTTAAACAATCTGGTGTAGTCGCAGGTTTATCAATCATTTCAGATGGATATCAACTCGTGGATTCAAATATTCAAGTGAATACCTATGTAGAGGATGGGCAATGGGTAGAAAAAGGGACCATTATTGCAACGGCTTCTGGTCCCGTTTCGGCGTTATTAAGTGGAGAGCGTGTCATCTTAAACTTAGTTCAACGAATGAGTGGCATTGCCACTTTGACAAATGAAGCCGTTCGGTCACTGTCCAGTGACCATACTCGATTGTGCGACACACGAAAAACAACACCAGGACTCCGAATGTTTGAAAAGTATGCTGTATTATGTGGTGGTGGTTTTAATCATCGGATCGGCTTATATGATGGGGTGATGATAAAAGATAACCATATTACAGCATGTGGAAGTATAAAAAAGGCAGTTGAAAAAGTAAAGCAACAACTCGGTCATATGGTTAAAATTGAAGTAGAAACCGAAACAGAAACACAAGTAAAAGAAGCGATTGAAGCAGGGGCAGATGTCATTATGTTTGATAATCGTCTTCCAGATGAAGTGGAACAGTTCATAAAGCTTGTTCCTCCTCAAATTGTGACCGAGGCTTCGGGAGGAATTACTCTTGAAAATATAAGTGATTACTCTCATTGTGGGGTCGATTATATTTCACTTGGTTTTCTTACACATTCAGTCAAAGCATTAGATATAAGTTTTAATTTAAAAGGGGGAATGAAATAA
- the nadA gene encoding quinolinate synthase NadA, translating into MSILEILETPSLLPERYKQMSVEEMETRIKEIKASFGNRLYIPGHHYQKDEVIQFADATGDSLQLAQESAKNDDADYIVFCGVHFMAETADILTGDHQKVILPDMRAGCSMADMADIDQTNRAWEQLQQYFSDTILPLTYVNSTAAIKAFCGKHGGATVTSSNAKKMVEWAFTQKERILFLPDQHLGRNTAFDIGIELAQMAVWDPLASVLEYEGNLEDIKVILWKGHCSVHEKFTVDNIEALRKSDPDMNIIVHPECSHEVVQKADYAGSTHYIIETLKKAEPHSKWAVGTEMNLVKRLGKQHDDKTVVSLNPNMCPCLTMNRIDLPHLLWSLESIENGIVMNEIKVDNQIAVDASLALQRMLDRA; encoded by the coding sequence ATGAGTATTTTAGAAATACTTGAAACACCATCATTGTTACCAGAGCGTTATAAACAAATGTCAGTGGAAGAAATGGAAACGAGAATTAAGGAAATAAAAGCGAGCTTTGGAAATCGATTATATATTCCTGGACATCATTATCAAAAAGACGAAGTGATCCAGTTTGCCGATGCAACAGGAGATTCATTGCAATTAGCTCAAGAATCAGCGAAAAATGATGATGCTGATTATATTGTCTTTTGTGGTGTACATTTTATGGCGGAAACGGCTGATATTTTAACAGGGGATCATCAAAAAGTTATTCTACCTGATATGCGTGCAGGCTGTTCTATGGCTGACATGGCCGATATTGACCAAACTAATCGGGCGTGGGAGCAGCTACAACAGTATTTTTCAGATACGATATTACCTTTGACATATGTAAATAGCACAGCTGCTATTAAAGCCTTTTGTGGAAAACACGGAGGGGCTACAGTTACATCGTCAAATGCGAAGAAAATGGTTGAGTGGGCATTTACACAAAAAGAAAGAATTTTATTTTTACCTGACCAGCATTTAGGAAGAAATACTGCCTTTGATATAGGGATTGAATTAGCGCAGATGGCTGTGTGGGACCCGCTTGCGTCTGTGTTAGAATATGAGGGGAATCTAGAAGATATTAAAGTGATCTTATGGAAAGGACATTGTTCAGTTCATGAGAAATTTACAGTTGACAATATTGAAGCATTGCGAAAAAGTGACCCAGATATGAATATTATCGTTCACCCAGAATGTTCTCATGAGGTTGTACAAAAAGCTGATTATGCAGGCTCAACACATTATATTATTGAAACATTAAAAAAGGCAGAACCTCACTCGAAATGGGCAGTAGGAACTGAAATGAACTTAGTAAAACGGTTAGGGAAACAACATGATGATAAAACAGTTGTGTCCTTAAATCCAAATATGTGTCCGTGTTTAACGATGAATCGAATTGACTTACCTCATTTATTATGGTCTTTGGAATCGATTGAGAATGGAATTGTCATGAATGAAATTAAAGTCGATAACCAAATAGCAGTAGATGCGAGCTTAGCCTTACAAAGAATGTTGGACCGTGCGTAA
- the safA gene encoding SafA/ExsA family spore coat assembly protein: MKIHIVQKGETLWKLAEKYNVDFEQLKQVNSHLSNPDMIMPGMKIKVPTGSVPVKKEAPKKEAPISPAKKEQPIVKEQPKPPAAPKFEMPKMPSVQPIQKKEITQQQEMNMNFHIYKPQKKEMKKPPLPPKKPVVKEKVEHKPEVPKAPKKPITKEAPVMEKPKMPSKPPIAEPVAQPAPPMAPYPQAQPCPPMYVSPVMPGCSSPIQQPYFPQVSPYQSQADCGCGPQPTAPMYGSQPQQPHTYAPQYTQQPYMQQQQPMYGYGQQQFNQPYGMQQAQPGYGQQAMMQQPQQMFGQSMAQQGQPNLGQNMNQQAQFGQMPMPPQTGAFPQTTTPAGFPPVPPTGYGAPAVPPASAPMRPNQFEEFDDDLDG, translated from the coding sequence GTGAAGATTCATATTGTTCAGAAAGGTGAAACACTATGGAAGTTAGCTGAAAAGTATAATGTCGATTTTGAACAACTTAAACAAGTCAACAGTCATTTATCGAATCCAGACATGATTATGCCTGGAATGAAGATTAAAGTACCAACAGGGAGTGTTCCTGTCAAAAAAGAAGCACCTAAGAAAGAAGCTCCCATCTCTCCGGCGAAGAAAGAACAGCCGATTGTTAAAGAGCAACCAAAACCACCAGCAGCTCCAAAATTTGAAATGCCAAAAATGCCATCAGTACAACCAATTCAAAAAAAGGAAATTACACAGCAGCAAGAAATGAATATGAACTTTCATATTTATAAACCACAAAAGAAAGAAATGAAAAAGCCGCCTTTACCACCAAAAAAGCCTGTGGTAAAGGAAAAAGTTGAGCATAAGCCAGAAGTGCCAAAAGCTCCAAAGAAACCAATCACCAAGGAGGCACCTGTCATGGAGAAACCAAAAATGCCATCAAAGCCACCGATCGCAGAACCAGTTGCTCAACCAGCACCACCAATGGCGCCTTATCCACAAGCGCAACCATGCCCGCCAATGTATGTATCACCAGTAATGCCAGGTTGTTCAAGTCCAATACAACAACCATATTTTCCACAAGTAAGTCCTTATCAGAGTCAAGCTGACTGCGGTTGTGGACCTCAACCAACAGCACCAATGTATGGCTCTCAACCACAACAACCACATACTTATGCACCCCAATATACACAACAACCATATATGCAACAACAGCAACCGATGTATGGATATGGACAACAACAATTTAACCAGCCTTATGGAATGCAACAAGCACAACCTGGATATGGGCAACAAGCTATGATGCAACAACCTCAACAAATGTTTGGTCAAAGCATGGCTCAGCAAGGGCAACCAAATTTGGGGCAGAATATGAATCAACAAGCACAATTTGGGCAAATGCCTATGCCGCCACAAACTGGCGCATTTCCGCAAACAACAACACCAGCAGGGTTTCCTCCTGTTCCTCCAACAGGGTACGGAGCACCAGCAGTTCCACCAGCCAGCGCTCCTATGAGACCAAACCAATTTGAAGAGTTTGATGATGACCTTGATGGCTAA
- a CDS encoding YhcN/YlaJ family sporulation lipoprotein yields MRKFAITVTAATMIVGGLAGCGVDNQAGDMGANQVGQGHTERFGAQGTQGMHGAGAGAHGTGLNQGTQGYGQGGAHGLGRGAGTQGLTHDRAHGVGHGTAGTQGTTGARWTGEGPITDMFTRNDRTGRRTGQGAAGLNQRGGDTIAGGQLGANDRRGGFGTTGNIGHDTRQGAHRLGERHGVGAGHDGFGGRQNMFGAREQGQTGQGMAGQGRGTTGATGNHTGITGDRPGMVDDRGILRDQNRDGQRGMTGQQGTQGQRGMTGQQGTQGQRGMTGQQGKQGQRGMTGQQGTQGQRGQAGTTAANYHEDYDSRTVQRIQERVDGIDNIDDSRVVVHDDVVVVAVNSDDNDARDKVRKTVQDMDEDRTVHVVTDRDAVTRVQGIDDRLRGGAAWDEVGATFTEMLNDLGNAAQRPFERSR; encoded by the coding sequence ATGCGAAAATTTGCGATTACAGTAACAGCAGCAACAATGATTGTAGGTGGCTTAGCAGGTTGTGGTGTAGATAACCAAGCAGGTGATATGGGGGCAAATCAAGTAGGTCAAGGCCATACAGAACGATTTGGTGCTCAAGGAACTCAAGGTATGCATGGAGCGGGAGCAGGTGCACATGGTACTGGCTTAAACCAAGGTACTCAAGGTTATGGTCAAGGTGGCGCTCATGGGTTAGGCCGAGGTGCTGGAACGCAAGGATTAACGCATGATAGAGCACATGGCGTAGGTCATGGAACTGCCGGAACACAGGGGACAACTGGAGCTCGATGGACTGGGGAAGGTCCTATAACAGATATGTTTACTCGTAATGATAGAACTGGTCGCAGAACTGGTCAAGGTGCTGCTGGCTTAAATCAACGCGGTGGCGATACAATTGCTGGAGGTCAATTAGGAGCAAATGATCGTCGTGGTGGATTTGGAACAACTGGTAATATTGGTCATGATACACGTCAAGGAGCTCATCGTTTAGGTGAACGTCATGGTGTTGGTGCTGGTCATGACGGATTTGGTGGCCGTCAAAACATGTTTGGTGCTCGTGAGCAAGGTCAAACAGGTCAAGGAATGGCTGGTCAAGGACGTGGTACAACAGGTGCTACAGGTAACCATACAGGAATTACAGGTGACCGTCCTGGAATGGTAGATGACCGTGGAATCCTTCGTGACCAAAATCGTGATGGCCAACGTGGTATGACAGGCCAACAAGGAACACAAGGCCAACGTGGTATGACAGGTCAACAAGGAACACAAGGCCAACGTGGTATGACAGGCCAACAAGGAAAGCAAGGCCAACGTGGTATGACAGGTCAACAGGGGACACAAGGTCAACGTGGACAAGCTGGTACAACAGCTGCTAATTACCACGAAGACTATGACAGTCGTACAGTTCAACGTATTCAAGAACGTGTCGATGGCATTGATAACATTGATGACAGTCGTGTAGTTGTTCATGACGATGTTGTCGTTGTTGCTGTCAACTCTGATGATAACGATGCTCGTGACAAAGTAAGAAAAACGGTTCAAGATATGGATGAAGACCGTACAGTCCATGTCGTAACAGACAGAGATGCGGTTACTCGTGTACAAGGCATTGATGATCGTTTACGTGGTGGAGCTGCTTGGGACGAAGTTGGAGCCACTTTCACAGAAATGTTAAATGATTTAGGGAATGCCGCTCAACGACCATTTGAACGCTCTCGATAA
- a CDS encoding intercompartmental signaling factor BofC, whose translation MKIRQIIKGVVSGQVTIVLFAAAIVIAVLVAVNTESISNTSEDIQAIEEAQPVMAPKTVDVILQRVYLDGEVSEETVQETIWSMEDFWAFYEGWDLVDQNEEKIYFKQEVNDISPLLKINGYFGISDEGYLNIYEGKPDHENIIQSFFQINTNKLKSHQHSRLKEGIPVISRENFEELLQTFEKYAVQEM comes from the coding sequence ATGAAGATTCGTCAAATCATAAAAGGAGTAGTAAGTGGACAGGTCACAATTGTTTTGTTTGCGGCAGCGATCGTCATTGCTGTTCTTGTGGCCGTTAATACGGAATCGATTTCGAATACAAGCGAAGACATTCAGGCGATAGAAGAAGCGCAACCCGTTATGGCTCCTAAAACAGTCGATGTCATTTTGCAGCGGGTTTATTTAGATGGCGAAGTAAGCGAAGAAACGGTTCAAGAAACAATTTGGTCCATGGAGGATTTTTGGGCTTTTTACGAAGGCTGGGATTTAGTTGATCAAAACGAAGAAAAAATTTATTTTAAACAAGAAGTAAATGATATTTCTCCATTACTAAAAATTAATGGTTATTTTGGAATTTCAGATGAAGGATATTTAAATATTTATGAAGGTAAACCTGACCATGAAAATATCATTCAGTCTTTTTTTCAAATCAATACGAATAAATTAAAAAGTCACCAGCATTCCCGACTTAAAGAAGGAATACCGGTTATATCGCGAGAAAATTTTGAAGAGCTATTACAAACATTTGAAAAGTATGCAGTTCAAGAAATGTAA
- the ruvA gene encoding Holliday junction branch migration protein RuvA, with protein sequence MIEFVNGKLEVIDPQYVVVETGGIGYQIFCPNPFVFESYRNKQVKIYTYQYVREDVIRLYGFLQREERKMFEKLLNVSGIGPKGALAILASGQPDHLVTAIEQENENFLVKFPGVGKKTARQMILDLKGKLAEFTSDAPLFAEQVEQKSTDLEEAIEALKALGYVDKEIKKVLPQLEKEAMSTDQYIKRALQLMLMG encoded by the coding sequence ATGATCGAATTTGTAAATGGGAAGTTAGAGGTTATTGACCCACAATATGTTGTCGTTGAAACGGGAGGGATTGGATACCAAATTTTTTGTCCAAATCCGTTTGTTTTTGAATCATACCGAAACAAGCAAGTTAAAATATATACATACCAATACGTGAGAGAAGATGTTATTCGCTTATATGGATTTTTACAACGGGAAGAGCGAAAAATGTTTGAAAAATTATTAAACGTATCAGGGATTGGACCAAAAGGTGCGCTTGCGATTTTAGCCTCTGGCCAACCAGACCATTTAGTTACAGCAATTGAACAGGAAAATGAAAATTTTTTAGTGAAGTTTCCTGGAGTTGGAAAGAAAACGGCAAGGCAAATGATTTTAGACTTAAAAGGAAAGCTTGCTGAATTTACGAGTGATGCACCGCTGTTCGCTGAGCAAGTAGAACAAAAATCAACCGATTTAGAAGAAGCAATTGAAGCATTAAAGGCATTAGGGTACGTAGATAAAGAAATTAAAAAAGTACTACCACAGTTAGAAAAAGAAGCTATGTCAACAGATCAATATATAAAACGAGCATTACAACTTATGCTAATGGGATAA
- the ruvB gene encoding Holliday junction branch migration DNA helicase RuvB encodes MEERIVSATSQFQDDVVEESGIRPGDLQHYIGQQKVKDNLRVFIQAALLREEALDHVLLYGPPGLGKTTLSAIIANEMNVQLRTTSGPAIERPGDLAAILTALEPGDVLFIDEIHRLNRMVEEVLYPAMEDFCLDIVIGKGPTARSVRLDLPPFTLVGATTRAGMLSAPLRDRFGVLARLEYYSKEELTEIVKRSADILAIPIDEEGAVEIARRSRGTPRIANRLLKRVRDFAQVEGDGKISLQVAHQSLERLQVDRLGLDQIDHKLLMAIIEKFKGGPVGVDTISATIGEESDTIEEVYEPYLLQIGFLQRTPRGRLVTPAVYEHFNLEVPKL; translated from the coding sequence GTGGAAGAACGAATCGTTTCTGCCACGTCTCAATTTCAAGATGATGTCGTTGAGGAAAGTGGAATTCGACCAGGAGATTTACAACACTATATTGGTCAACAAAAAGTGAAAGATAATTTGCGTGTCTTTATTCAAGCTGCCCTGCTTCGAGAAGAAGCATTAGACCATGTTTTATTATATGGACCTCCTGGACTTGGGAAAACAACGTTATCTGCCATTATTGCCAATGAAATGAATGTACAGTTAAGGACAACTTCAGGCCCCGCTATCGAACGCCCAGGAGATCTAGCCGCTATCTTGACGGCACTAGAGCCTGGGGATGTTCTGTTTATTGATGAAATCCATCGATTAAATCGAATGGTGGAAGAAGTGTTATATCCTGCAATGGAAGATTTTTGTTTGGATATTGTCATTGGTAAAGGTCCAACGGCACGTTCAGTTCGGCTTGATTTACCTCCTTTTACACTCGTTGGGGCAACGACAAGAGCGGGTATGCTTTCTGCTCCCCTTCGTGATCGATTTGGTGTTCTAGCGAGGCTTGAATATTATTCAAAAGAAGAATTAACCGAAATTGTAAAGCGTTCTGCTGATATTTTAGCCATTCCGATTGACGAAGAAGGCGCTGTTGAAATCGCAAGACGTTCAAGGGGGACACCTCGAATTGCCAATCGTTTGTTGAAACGAGTTCGTGATTTTGCTCAAGTTGAAGGAGATGGAAAAATATCGCTACAAGTCGCCCATCAATCACTTGAACGATTACAAGTGGACCGCTTAGGCTTAGACCAAATCGACCATAAATTATTAATGGCTATTATCGAAAAGTTTAAAGGTGGTCCTGTTGGGGTCGATACGATTTCAGCAACGATTGGAGAAGAATCCGATACGATTGAGGAAGTATATGAGCCATATTTACTTCAAATTGGTTTCCTGCAACGAACACCGCGAGGAAGGCTGGTAACACCAGCCGTTTACGAGCATTTTAATTTGGAGGTGCCGAAGCTTTGA
- a CDS encoding DUF2905 domain-containing protein, with the protein MSMIPKMLITLGVILIIVGLLWQVGGKYLSLGKLPGDILIKRENATFYFPIMTSIIISVILSLIFFLIGRFR; encoded by the coding sequence TTGAGCATGATTCCGAAAATGTTAATAACACTTGGCGTTATTTTAATCATTGTCGGGTTATTATGGCAGGTTGGTGGAAAATATTTATCATTAGGGAAATTACCTGGTGACATTTTGATTAAAAGAGAAAATGCGACGTTTTATTTTCCGATTATGACATCGATTATTATTAGTGTTATTCTTTCCCTGATTTTTTTCTTAATCGGGCGATTCCGTTAA
- the queA gene encoding tRNA preQ1(34) S-adenosylmethionine ribosyltransferase-isomerase QueA — translation MNVNEYDFYLPEELIAQTPLQNRTASRLLVVHGQDEYKNDVFSNIIQYLEPGDCLVLNDTKVLPARLIGQKVDTGAKIEILLLKQEEGDTWEALVKPAKRVKVGTELTFGDGQLTGVCKEERKDGGRTIQFSYEGIFHEVLDQLGEMPLPPYIKEQLEDKDRYQTVYAKERGSAAAPTAGLHFTEALLEEVRQKGVHIAFITLHVGLGTFRPVSVENIEEHEMHAEYYQMTDGTAVLLNEVKQNGKRILAVGTTSARTLETIATKGNGQFSADSGWTSIFIYPGYEYKGIDALITNFHLPKSTLLMLVSALAGKETMLHAYEYAVKQKYRFFSFGDAMLLFKKGDK, via the coding sequence ATGAACGTCAATGAATATGATTTTTATTTACCAGAAGAATTAATCGCGCAAACGCCATTACAAAACCGAACAGCTTCTCGACTATTAGTTGTTCATGGACAAGACGAGTATAAAAATGATGTATTCTCTAATATCATTCAATACTTAGAACCAGGCGATTGCCTTGTCTTAAATGATACAAAAGTATTACCTGCAAGACTGATTGGACAAAAAGTAGATACAGGTGCAAAAATAGAAATTTTACTGTTGAAACAAGAAGAAGGAGATACATGGGAGGCACTTGTTAAACCTGCCAAACGAGTGAAGGTTGGAACAGAATTAACATTTGGCGATGGGCAATTAACAGGAGTGTGTAAAGAAGAACGTAAAGATGGGGGAAGGACAATTCAATTTTCCTATGAAGGTATTTTTCATGAAGTTCTTGACCAACTAGGAGAAATGCCACTCCCTCCTTATATTAAAGAACAGTTAGAAGATAAAGACCGCTATCAAACTGTTTATGCGAAAGAGCGAGGTTCTGCTGCAGCACCGACAGCAGGACTTCATTTTACAGAAGCGTTGCTTGAAGAAGTAAGACAAAAAGGAGTACATATCGCTTTTATTACGTTACATGTAGGGCTGGGAACGTTTCGTCCTGTCAGTGTTGAAAATATCGAGGAGCATGAAATGCATGCGGAATATTATCAAATGACAGATGGAACAGCTGTACTTCTAAATGAAGTGAAACAAAACGGGAAGCGAATTCTTGCTGTTGGAACAACATCGGCAAGAACATTAGAGACGATTGCCACAAAAGGCAATGGGCAGTTTTCTGCAGATTCTGGTTGGACATCGATATTTATTTACCCAGGTTATGAGTATAAAGGAATTGATGCGTTAATTACGAATTTTCACTTGCCCAAATCTACGCTCTTAATGTTAGTTAGTGCGTTAGCGGGGAAAGAAACGATGCTTCATGCGTATGAATATGCGGTGAAACAAAAATACCGCTTTTTTAGTTTTGGTGATGCGATGTTGTTATTTAAAAAGGGGGATAAATAG